A genomic segment from Gracilinanus agilis isolate LMUSP501 chromosome 1, AgileGrace, whole genome shotgun sequence encodes:
- the LOC123231227 gene encoding SOSS complex subunit C isoform X1 produces MATNPPGQGFQNKNRVAILAELDKEKRKLLMQNQSSTNHPGASIALSRPPLNKDFRDHAEQQHIAAQQKAALQHAHAHSSGYFITQDSAFGNLILPVLPRLDPE; encoded by the exons GTTTTCAAAATAAGAACCGAGTAGCAATCCTGGCAGAACTagacaaggagaaaagaaaattacttaTGCAAAACCAATCTTCAACAAATCATCCTGGAGCCAG caTTGCCCTCTCCAGGCCCCCCCTTAACAAAGATTTTCGTGATCATGCTGAACAGCAGCATATTGCAGCGCAGCAGAAGGCTGCCTTACAG CATGCTCATGCACATTCTTCGGGATACTTCATAACTCAGGACTCTGCATTTGGAAATCTCATTCTTCCTGTTTTACCTCGACTTGACCCAGAATGA
- the LOC123231227 gene encoding SOSS complex subunit C isoform X2, which translates to MQNQSSTNHPGASIALSRPPLNKDFRDHAEQQHIAAQQKAALQHAHAHSSGYFITQDSAFGNLILPVLPRLDPE; encoded by the exons aTGCAAAACCAATCTTCAACAAATCATCCTGGAGCCAG caTTGCCCTCTCCAGGCCCCCCCTTAACAAAGATTTTCGTGATCATGCTGAACAGCAGCATATTGCAGCGCAGCAGAAGGCTGCCTTACAG CATGCTCATGCACATTCTTCGGGATACTTCATAACTCAGGACTCTGCATTTGGAAATCTCATTCTTCCTGTTTTACCTCGACTTGACCCAGAATGA